A window of Cyclopterus lumpus isolate fCycLum1 chromosome 14, fCycLum1.pri, whole genome shotgun sequence contains these coding sequences:
- the ftr83 gene encoding finTRIM family, member 83 — MSSDQDNCYLCKEHLRDPVSIPCGHIFCSVCLKTYWDHADHTGSYICPECRVTYSKRPTPRRMGSSRSSTIQRNSESFPPPPPDPDYNYAGPQDVGCDICIGKKHKAVKTCLMCLASYCEKHLKPHYESNTFKRHKLVDEIGHLDRQICPQHQKGLELFCRTDQMCICVLCTVKEHKGHDMVSAEQERAEEQQRLGATQAEIQEKIHDRLKQMEELKQAVDSLKSSAHTALQECEKMFADMMRSIERMQQEMTKLIAANKRAALNNAEGHVERLTHEIADLKRRDNEITQLSRTEDHIHFIQTYHMLIAQTEAEELPTVTVNPYFTFGPVTKAVSEMKQHLNEFSNDELVKVAKTVNKMTFCQLDESKKKKLMKSDEAPVYKSLPVQDPQYRDDFLKYACELTLDSNTAYRQLYLSRGNRKAILKKDPQSYGDHPARFDSLPQVLCKESLSGGAYYWEVDWSGEGAAIGVTYKGIKRTGYGDGCRIGYNRKSWSLFCSDASYSARHSKDQIEINAPYSSRIGVFLDHAKGTLAFYAVGETMSLIHRFKASFSEAVYPGFWVWYDSAITLINK, encoded by the exons ATGTCATCTGACCAGGACAACTGCTACCTGTGTAAGGAACACCTCAGGGATCCCGTGTCCATCCCGTGTGGCCACATCTTCTGCTCCGTTTGCCTGAAGACATACTGGGACCATGCCGACCACACGGGCTCGTACATCTGTCCAGAGTGCAGGGTCACGTACAGCAAGAGGCCCACCCCGAGGCGCATGGGAAGCTCCCGGAGCTCCACCATCCAACGCAACTCCGAATCCTTTCCGCCTCCGCCTCCGGACCCCGACTACAACTACGCCGGGCCCCAGGACGTAGGCTGTGACATCTGCATCGGAAAGAAGCACAAAGCCGTCAAGACCTGCCTGATGTGTCTGGCCTCCTACTGCGAGAAGCATCTCAAGCCCCACTACGAGTCAAACACGTTTAAAAGGCACAAGCTGGTGGATGAAATCGGCCACCTGGACCGACAGATCTGTCCCCAGCATCAGAAGGGTCTGGAGCTGTTCTGTCGCACTGACCAGATGTGCATCTGCGTCCTGTGCACGGTGAAAGAACACAAAGGTCACGACATGGTGTCTGCCGAGCAGGAGCGGGCGGAGGAGCAG CAACGGCTGGGCGCCACCCAGGCCGAGATCCAGGAGAAGATTCATGACCGACTCAAGCAGATGGAGGAACTGAAACAAGCAGTGGACTCACTCAAG AGCTCAGCCCACACGGCGCTGCAGGAATGCGAGAAGATGTTTGCCGACATGATGCGCTCCATTGAGCGGATGCAGCAGGAGATGACCAAGCTCATCGCCGCCAACAAGAGAGCGGCTCTCAACAACGCCGAGGGCCACGTGGAGCGTCTGACCCATGAGATCGCCGACCTGAAGAGGAGGGACAACGAGATCACCCAGCTGTCCCGCACTGAGGATCACATCCACTTCATCCAG ACCTACCACATGCTGATAGCCCAGACGGAGGCGGAGGAGCTGCCGACGGTGACCGTCAACCCCTACTTCACCTTCGGCCCGGTCACGAAGGCCGTCTCTGAGATGAAGCAGCACCTGAACGAATTCAGCAATGACGAGCTGGTCAAGGTGGCCAAGACAG TTAACAAAATGACCTTCTGCCAACTGGACgaatccaaaaagaaaaagttaatgAAAA GTGACGAAGCCCCCGTGTACAAGTCTCTGCCGGTCCAGGACCCTCAGTACAGGGACGACTTCCTGAAAT ATGCTTGCGAGCTCACTCTGGACTCCAACACTGCCTACAGACAGCTCTACTTGTCTCGGGGGAACAGGAAAGCCATCCTCAAGAAAGACCCCCAGTCTTACGGTGACCACCCTGCCAGGTTCGACTCCCTGCCCCAGGTCCTGTGTAAGGAGTCTCTCTCTGGAGGGGCTTACTACTGGGAAGTTGACTGGAGCGGGGAGGGGGCTGCCATCGGAGTCACCTACAAAGGCATCAAGAGGACGGGTTACGGAGACGGCTGCCGCATCGGCTACAACCGCAAGTCGTGGAGCCTCTTCTGCTCCGATGCCAGCTACTCAGCCCGCCACAGCAAAGACCAGATCGAGATCAACGCACCCTACTCGTCACGTATCGGGGTGTTCCTCGACCACGCCAAGGGCACCCTGGCTTTCTACGCTGTAGGGGAGACCA